One part of the Thermodesulfovibrio sp. 3462-1 genome encodes these proteins:
- the pth gene encoding aminoacyl-tRNA hydrolase produces MIIIVGLGNPGRKYANTRHNVGFMIVDELARKLNVKFKEKDDYLIAEAKIQDKDIAIVKPLTYMNLSGRAVKKLVNEKVLQSLPSSLIVAHDDVDLPLGKIKIKRNGSSGGHRGVQSIIENIGTKDFIRVKLGISKDPDQDTSDYVLSPFKKEEKETVKEKVALAADSIIAIITEGVNKAMNIYHQAER; encoded by the coding sequence ATGATTATAATTGTTGGGCTGGGAAATCCTGGAAGAAAATATGCAAATACGCGACACAATGTGGGTTTTATGATAGTTGATGAACTTGCCAGAAAGCTTAATGTAAAGTTTAAAGAAAAAGATGATTATTTAATAGCTGAGGCAAAGATTCAGGATAAAGATATAGCAATTGTAAAACCTCTAACTTACATGAACTTAAGTGGAAGAGCTGTAAAAAAGCTGGTAAATGAAAAAGTTTTACAGTCTCTTCCTTCTTCCCTGATTGTTGCCCATGATGATGTTGATTTACCCTTAGGCAAAATAAAAATAAAAAGGAATGGTTCCTCAGGAGGACATAGAGGGGTGCAATCAATTATTGAAAACATTGGAACGAAAGATTTTATCAGAGTAAAACTGGGAATCAGTAAAGACCCTGATCAGGATACATCGGATTATGTTCTGAGTCCTTTTAAAAAAGAAGAAAAGGAAACAGTAAAGGAGAAAGTTGCTTTAGCAGCAGACTCAATTATTGCTATAATTACTGAAGGTGTTAATAAAGCAATGAATATTTACCATCAGGCTGAAAGATGA
- a CDS encoding zinc dependent phospholipase C family protein, with amino-acid sequence MSWLFFIIVFIFLPEPSYAWGPLTHTYLSWQILSLSGLVTTEVLTMIKLYKDYFIYGNIIPDTVIGKKYLPQEKNPHSWKTGFMLLNMAKTPEEKSFAYGFLTHLAADAVLHDKIREFNSFQHIIFEIKADRIVDRFYWLQIMSINKKVKKISEKFFEQTLLNSVAIKTSKKIYKSLIFLSAFNTGELRNPEVFNIFHLKSLTAMVDILNHGENSKIISLPPYN; translated from the coding sequence ATGAGCTGGCTTTTTTTCATCATTGTTTTTATCTTTTTACCTGAACCTTCCTATGCATGGGGACCGCTTACTCATACTTATCTTTCATGGCAGATACTTTCTCTTTCGGGATTGGTAACTACAGAGGTTTTAACAATGATAAAACTTTATAAAGATTACTTTATTTATGGCAACATTATTCCTGACACAGTAATTGGCAAAAAATATCTCCCCCAAGAAAAAAATCCTCATTCATGGAAAACAGGTTTTATGCTTTTAAATATGGCAAAGACACCTGAAGAAAAATCTTTTGCCTACGGATTTTTAACTCACTTAGCAGCAGATGCGGTGCTTCACGATAAGATCAGAGAATTTAATTCCTTTCAGCATATTATTTTTGAAATAAAAGCAGACAGAATAGTTGACAGATTTTACTGGCTTCAAATAATGAGCATTAACAAAAAAGTTAAAAAAATAAGTGAAAAATTTTTTGAACAAACCCTGTTAAACTCTGTTGCCATCAAAACCTCAAAAAAAATATACAAATCATTGATTTTTCTGTCAGCGTTCAATACAGGCGAGTTAAGAAATCCGGAAGTATTTAATATTTTTCATTTAAAGTCTTTAACTGCTATGGTAGACATCCTCAATCATGGAGAAAATTCAAAAATAATAAGCCTTCCACCTTATAATTAG
- a CDS encoding M48 family metalloprotease: protein MKKFIVVSVLLLFLCSCQNVDINKALDITFTTIQVTEKAARPISDEEEYYVGRAVAARLLQSYPLYEDPELTRYINLIGETIALHSEKPFTYGGYHFAVLNSNEINAFACPGGIILITKGMIKLAQNEDEIAAILAHEIAHINHRDGINSIKQARWTEALTIIGTKAARQFGSEELVRLVNIFEGSVDDVVKTLVVNGYSRTQEYSADESALLYLAKAGYDPRALINVLERLKKSTTAYGTGIFKTHPQPDDRINNLKDKLPSVSVDLNLFKKRVQRFRFFVKN, encoded by the coding sequence ATGAAGAAGTTTATCGTTGTATCAGTTTTACTGCTTTTCCTGTGTTCATGTCAGAATGTTGATATAAATAAAGCTTTGGATATAACATTTACCACCATTCAGGTAACTGAAAAAGCAGCAAGACCCATATCTGATGAAGAAGAATACTATGTGGGAAGAGCTGTTGCAGCAAGACTTTTACAGTCCTATCCTCTTTATGAAGATCCAGAACTAACGAGATATATAAATTTAATTGGCGAAACAATTGCTTTGCATTCTGAAAAACCATTTACATATGGAGGTTATCACTTTGCAGTATTAAACAGTAATGAAATAAATGCTTTTGCCTGTCCAGGAGGCATAATATTGATTACAAAAGGAATGATTAAGCTTGCACAGAATGAGGATGAGATTGCTGCAATACTTGCACATGAAATTGCCCATATAAATCATCGTGATGGAATAAACTCAATTAAACAGGCAAGATGGACAGAGGCACTCACAATTATTGGCACAAAAGCAGCAAGACAGTTTGGCTCTGAAGAACTGGTAAGGCTTGTAAATATCTTTGAAGGCTCAGTGGACGATGTAGTTAAAACCCTTGTGGTAAATGGTTATAGCAGAACACAGGAGTATTCAGCAGATGAATCTGCTTTGTTATATCTTGCAAAAGCAGGATACGATCCTCGTGCATTAATTAATGTTCTTGAGAGATTGAAAAAATCCACTACTGCTTATGGCACAGGGATTTTCAAAACACATCCACAACCTGATGATAGAATAAATAATCTCAAAGATAAACTCCCTTCAGTAAGTGTAGATTTAAATCTCTTTAAGAAAAGAGTACAGAGATTCAGATTTTTTGTAAAAAACTAA
- a CDS encoding SH3 domain-containing protein has product MKSRIIFNVAVLFFLFTTLLWADTITVVTKENAIREAPRFFAPVKAYVKYGDILNVIGKERDWYRVKFKNLSGYIHKTAVEKRSVTSYGNYTNSTAPSEGEITLAGKGFNPQVERQYRSNHPQMRYNLVERIEKYSIPEKEIISFIKNGGLSEPQ; this is encoded by the coding sequence ATGAAGTCAAGAATAATATTCAATGTGGCTGTTTTATTCTTTCTATTTACTACCCTGTTATGGGCTGACACAATTACTGTTGTAACAAAGGAAAATGCAATAAGGGAGGCTCCAAGATTTTTTGCACCTGTAAAAGCCTATGTAAAATATGGAGATATACTCAATGTAATCGGAAAAGAAAGGGACTGGTACAGGGTTAAGTTTAAAAATCTATCAGGATACATACATAAAACCGCGGTTGAAAAAAGAAGTGTTACAAGTTATGGAAATTATACTAATTCCACAGCTCCTTCAGAGGGCGAGATAACTCTTGCTGGAAAAGGCTTTAATCCACAGGTTGAAAGGCAATACAGAAGTAATCATCCGCAGATGCGCTATAATCTTGTTGAAAGAATTGAAAAATATAGCATTCCTGAAAAGGAAATAATATCTTTCATAAAAAACGGAGGACTCTCAGAACCACAATGA
- a CDS encoding adenylate/guanylate cyclase domain-containing protein: MMNRKNLLKNVVILSIVSFLFSSLIFLSEILKPFEFKVYDAFSKYLNPPKKTDSICLIYVDQLSIDELSKQKITWPWPRQIYAPVIEYLSEADAVFIDILFTENSSYGVEDDKILAQAVEKAGNVYLPIVLSKEKRNFDEKYAKKIAYQDLIPVKYEYNSVIFPIEEFKKFAKGLGNVSILPDEDGIYRQMPLFFKVKDYVIPSFVMSYFIQKNSISVKNKEISIDNMVIPLNDGNLLLKYSSDKNPFHVFSFVELLNASTSENQNSNIKKDFFKGKTVFIGLTAAGLFDLKPTPLSSKTPGVFIHATAFENLVNKDFIKIVPRFLIFVLIFFISVIITYAFLKQHSMKINLVVFLCVAAFLFSLSLILFRFSLYLQLLPSFVCLLCSSIMTLLYSYATEGREKSFIKRTFTQYMDKKIVNYLLEHPETIIPGGNKKTVTVFFADIAGFTSISERLSPEDTAMMLHKVLNSLTLVVIKNGGVVDKYIGDCIMAFWGAPLKTDLDEINACRAALECIESLRELNKEFSEKGFPSINIRIGIHTGDAIVGNIGSDRLFNYTVIGDTVNIASRLEGVNKFFKTNIVISEETYLKTLDNFLVRQLGVITVKGRAKPINIFEILGEKTKSDSEKILFVEKYNAGYLLFTQQRWAEAKEIFLSLVKDFPEDFPSRFYLKKIEEVVDSQQLTKDWFIIKIEEK, translated from the coding sequence ATGATGAATAGAAAAAATTTATTAAAAAATGTGGTTATTCTTTCAATTGTTTCTTTCCTCTTTTCCTCCTTGATTTTTCTTTCAGAAATTTTGAAACCCTTTGAATTTAAAGTTTATGATGCATTTTCAAAGTATTTAAATCCTCCAAAAAAAACTGACAGTATTTGCCTTATCTATGTGGATCAATTAAGCATTGATGAACTAAGCAAACAAAAAATAACTTGGCCCTGGCCAAGACAGATTTATGCTCCTGTTATTGAGTATCTTTCAGAGGCTGATGCTGTTTTCATTGATATACTCTTTACTGAGAACTCTTCTTATGGTGTTGAAGATGACAAAATTCTTGCACAGGCAGTTGAGAAAGCAGGTAATGTTTATCTGCCCATTGTTTTATCAAAAGAAAAAAGAAATTTTGATGAAAAATATGCGAAAAAAATAGCCTATCAAGATCTGATACCAGTAAAATATGAATACAATTCTGTAATCTTTCCGATAGAGGAGTTCAAAAAATTTGCTAAAGGTCTTGGAAATGTAAGCATTCTTCCTGATGAAGACGGAATTTACAGGCAGATGCCTCTATTTTTTAAGGTTAAAGATTATGTAATTCCCAGTTTTGTTATGAGTTACTTTATTCAAAAAAATAGCATTTCTGTTAAAAATAAAGAGATCTCAATAGACAACATGGTTATTCCTCTGAATGATGGAAATTTACTCTTAAAATATTCAAGCGATAAAAATCCATTTCATGTTTTTTCATTTGTAGAGCTTCTTAATGCATCAACATCAGAAAATCAAAACTCAAACATCAAAAAGGATTTTTTTAAAGGAAAGACCGTTTTTATAGGACTTACAGCCGCAGGGCTTTTTGATCTTAAGCCTACACCTCTGTCTTCAAAAACACCTGGTGTATTTATTCATGCCACTGCCTTTGAAAATCTGGTTAATAAGGATTTTATTAAAATTGTTCCCAGATTTCTTATTTTTGTCCTGATTTTTTTTATCTCTGTGATAATTACTTACGCTTTTCTGAAACAGCATTCTATGAAAATAAATCTTGTCGTTTTTTTATGTGTGGCAGCATTTTTATTTTCGCTTAGCTTAATTTTATTCAGATTTTCTTTATATCTACAGCTTTTACCATCCTTTGTATGTCTCTTATGTAGCTCCATAATGACACTTCTTTATAGCTATGCCACAGAGGGAAGAGAAAAAAGCTTTATAAAAAGAACTTTCACTCAATATATGGATAAAAAAATTGTTAATTATCTTCTTGAACATCCTGAAACCATAATACCAGGAGGAAATAAAAAAACTGTTACTGTATTTTTTGCAGATATAGCAGGCTTTACTTCTATATCAGAAAGACTGTCACCAGAAGATACAGCAATGATGCTTCATAAAGTGCTTAATTCATTAACCTTGGTGGTTATTAAAAATGGAGGAGTTGTAGACAAATATATTGGTGATTGTATTATGGCTTTCTGGGGTGCACCTTTGAAAACAGATTTAGATGAGATTAATGCCTGCAGAGCTGCTTTAGAATGTATTGAATCTCTTCGTGAGTTAAATAAAGAGTTTTCAGAAAAAGGATTCCCATCAATCAACATTAGAATAGGAATCCATACAGGAGATGCGATCGTAGGGAATATAGGTAGTGATAGACTTTTTAACTATACTGTAATTGGAGACACAGTAAATATAGCATCAAGACTTGAAGGAGTAAACAAGTTTTTTAAAACAAATATTGTAATCAGCGAGGAAACATATTTAAAAACATTGGATAATTTTCTTGTAAGGCAACTCGGAGTAATAACAGTTAAAGGAAGGGCTAAACCAATAAACATATTTGAGATTTTAGGCGAAAAAACAAAGTCAGACTCTGAAAAAATATTATTTGTTGAAAAATATAATGCTGGATATTTACTTTTCACTCAACAGAGATGGGCTGAAGCAAAAGAAATTTTTCTTTCTCTTGTAAAAGACTTTCCTGAAGATTTTCCATCAAGGTTTTATTTAAAAAAAATAGAAGAAGTTGTCGATTCTCAGCAGTTGACAAAAGATTGGTTTATTATTAAAATTGAAGAAAAATGA
- a CDS encoding F0F1 ATP synthase subunit C yields MKKVLTAIVLLTLLLSAGIAFAAEATPDAAKLNYYGFASLGALVGIGLAAAGGGIGMGHGLRGIMEGSARNPGVAGKLLTTFIIGLALIETLVIYTLVIVLITYYANPFVK; encoded by the coding sequence ATGAAAAAGGTTTTAACAGCAATTGTTTTATTAACTCTTCTTCTTTCTGCTGGAATAGCCTTTGCTGCAGAAGCTACCCCTGATGCTGCAAAGTTGAATTACTATGGTTTTGCAAGCCTTGGCGCCTTGGTAGGAATTGGTCTTGCAGCAGCTGGTGGAGGAATTGGAATGGGTCATGGATTGAGAGGAATAATGGAAGGCTCTGCGAGAAATCCTGGAGTGGCAGGTAAACTTCTTACCACTTTCATCATTGGATTGGCATTGATTGAAACTCTTGTTATTTACACACTTGTAATAGTTCTTATAACTTACTATGCAAATCCTTTTGTAAAGTAA
- the atpB gene encoding F0F1 ATP synthase subunit A gives MEAPTFLGMLLPSIPPYVSYSWLAIIFLIIVSLIVRGKLSLIPSGIQNVMEVILEFLSSQARDAVGSKYAKTFIPLLGTLFLYILTCNLFGLIPGFESPTGNLNTNASMAVPVFFIYQFYGFKVHGIKYLEHFLGPIRSIYAIPFMAFMFIVEWISHLARPVTLSVRLFGNMMSKHLLLMVLGVLTPLLVPTLVLILGTAVSFIQAYIFMILTAAYIGGAVEESH, from the coding sequence GTGGAAGCACCAACCTTTTTGGGAATGTTGTTACCTTCAATTCCGCCGTATGTTAGTTATTCTTGGTTAGCAATTATATTTCTTATTATTGTTTCTTTAATCGTTAGAGGAAAGTTATCTTTAATTCCATCGGGAATTCAGAATGTTATGGAAGTTATTCTGGAATTTTTATCAAGTCAGGCACGAGATGCAGTTGGGAGTAAGTATGCGAAAACTTTTATTCCCCTTCTTGGAACTTTATTTCTTTACATTCTTACCTGTAACTTATTTGGACTTATTCCAGGTTTTGAATCTCCAACAGGAAACCTAAATACAAATGCTTCAATGGCTGTTCCAGTATTTTTTATTTATCAATTTTATGGTTTTAAGGTTCACGGAATAAAATATCTTGAACATTTTTTAGGTCCTATTAGAAGCATTTATGCAATTCCTTTCATGGCTTTTATGTTTATTGTAGAATGGATCAGCCATCTTGCAAGACCTGTTACACTTTCTGTCCGACTTTTCGGTAATATGATGAGTAAACATCTCCTATTAATGGTTCTTGGAGTTTTAACGCCTTTGCTTGTTCCTACTCTTGTTTTAATTTTAGGAACTGCAGTTAGCTTTATTCAAGCATATATTTTTATGATTCTTACAGCAGCTTATATTGGTGGTGCAGTAGAAGAGTCTCATTAA
- a CDS encoding metal-dependent hydrolase produces the protein MDPVTHTLSGFVLGKTLSKNRLILAIILVSSLMPDIDILTRLYSKELFLMYHRGITHGIGALFLFPLLPGIIFRKKLGFLKAYCCSFIAYALHLFLDLTNQYGTKIFSPFDWNSYNLSLTFIIDPYVLIPLLLAVFLSIKFKKQAKFLYIFSLAFIALYIATKAYLKAEAIDFLKQKIEAHQYRVYPLPNDFLRWWFVARHSDEYITGFVDLFTKRVYGDEKYKIKNDPAIIKSKEAEAVRALLSFAKHPVAEIKHEGDVTVVVWKELSYGFLPNDRFTAKVWLKETPQGYKIINANLKI, from the coding sequence ATGGATCCTGTTACCCATACTCTGTCTGGATTTGTATTGGGAAAAACGCTCAGTAAAAATAGATTAATTCTTGCTATTATTCTTGTTAGTTCCCTGATGCCTGATATTGATATTCTCACGAGGCTTTACAGCAAAGAGCTTTTTCTTATGTATCACAGAGGAATCACTCATGGAATTGGAGCATTGTTTTTGTTCCCTCTTTTACCAGGGATAATTTTTCGCAAAAAATTAGGCTTTTTGAAAGCATACTGCTGTTCATTCATAGCCTATGCCCTTCATCTTTTTCTTGATCTCACAAATCAATACGGAACAAAAATTTTTTCTCCCTTTGACTGGAATTCTTATAACCTCTCTTTAACTTTTATAATTGATCCCTATGTTTTAATCCCTCTTTTATTGGCAGTTTTTCTTTCAATAAAATTTAAAAAGCAGGCAAAATTTTTATATATTTTTTCACTGGCTTTCATTGCCTTATACATTGCAACAAAGGCTTACCTTAAAGCAGAGGCAATAGATTTTCTTAAACAGAAAATTGAAGCCCATCAATACAGAGTTTATCCCCTTCCCAATGATTTTCTAAGATGGTGGTTTGTGGCAAGGCATTCAGATGAATACATAACTGGATTTGTTGACCTTTTTACAAAGCGTGTATATGGTGATGAAAAATACAAAATCAAAAATGACCCTGCCATTATAAAATCAAAAGAAGCTGAAGCTGTCCGAGCATTGCTTTCCTTTGCAAAACATCCTGTGGCTGAGATTAAACATGAAGGTGATGTCACAGTAGTGGTTTGGAAAGAGCTTTCCTATGGATTTTTACCGAATGATAGATTTACTGCAAAGGTCTGGCTAAAGGAGACTCCACAGGGCTATAAAATAATAAATGCAAATCTAAAAATATGA
- a CDS encoding radical SAM protein — MKVCEIFASIQGESSLAGIPMIFLRLTGCNLRCSYCDTKYAYYEGEELSIDKVLKKIHSFPFKYVEITGGEPLLEEEVYEIMNQLVQTHTVLLETNGSISIERVNPQVKIIMDIKTPGSGMSERNYIENLKFLKKIDELKFVLTDRADYEWAKDFLKNHEIKVKEILFSPAYGILNPAELAKWIISDGLSVRLNLQIHKYIFGNLRGV; from the coding sequence ATGAAAGTCTGTGAAATCTTTGCAAGCATTCAAGGAGAAAGCTCTCTTGCAGGTATTCCTATGATTTTTCTGAGACTTACAGGATGTAATCTCAGATGCTCCTACTGTGATACAAAGTATGCTTATTATGAAGGTGAAGAGCTTTCAATTGATAAAGTTTTAAAAAAAATTCATTCATTTCCATTTAAATATGTTGAGATAACAGGTGGTGAACCTCTCCTCGAGGAGGAAGTTTATGAAATTATGAATCAGCTTGTCCAAACTCATACAGTCCTTCTTGAAACAAATGGTTCAATTTCTATTGAAAGAGTAAATCCTCAGGTGAAAATAATTATGGATATAAAAACTCCGGGAAGTGGAATGAGTGAAAGAAACTATATTGAAAATCTTAAATTTCTTAAAAAAATTGATGAACTTAAATTCGTTTTAACTGACAGGGCTGACTATGAGTGGGCAAAAGATTTTTTAAAAAATCATGAAATAAAAGTTAAAGAAATCCTCTTTTCTCCTGCCTATGGAATTCTTAATCCAGCAGAGCTTGCTAAATGGATAATTAGTGATGGTCTTTCAGTAAGGCTAAATCTTCAGATTCACAAGTATATTTTTGGAAACTTAAGAGGAGTTTAA
- a CDS encoding replication-associated recombination protein A, whose translation MSSLFDKPLESIKKQPLAYRMTPRNLDEYIGQHHILSEGKLLRRAIDSDRIASLILYGPPGTGKTALARIIANKTKAHFQWLNATTLNIEEIRKQIFAAKQRLSKGEKTILFIDEIHRLSRISQDALLPDIEEGNIILIGATTENPFFYLNSALVSRSHVFELKPLTEQEIITILKRALSDKERGFGELKIEITPEALLHLAKSSEGDARKALSALEIAVLTTQPDSAGIIRIDTKIAEESIQKKHIVYDKAGDEHYDTASAFIKSMRGSDPDAAVYWLAKMIYAGEDPRFIARRIVIAASEDVGLADPMALVVATSAAQAVEFVGMPEARIILAQAAIYVALAPKSNACYRAIEEALNDIEADRSFQVPEHLKDSHYKGAKRLGHGKGYKYPHDYGGYVEQDYLPEKKKYYKP comes from the coding sequence ATGAGCAGTTTATTTGATAAACCCTTAGAAAGCATAAAAAAACAACCTCTTGCTTATAGAATGACTCCAAGAAATCTTGATGAATATATTGGTCAACATCATATTCTTTCAGAGGGAAAGCTTCTTCGCAGAGCAATTGATTCAGACAGAATTGCTTCACTTATTTTATATGGACCTCCAGGCACCGGTAAAACAGCTCTTGCAAGAATAATTGCAAACAAAACAAAGGCTCATTTTCAATGGCTTAATGCAACAACTTTAAACATCGAAGAAATAAGAAAGCAGATTTTTGCAGCAAAGCAAAGACTGAGTAAAGGTGAAAAAACAATTCTTTTTATTGATGAAATTCACAGGCTTAGCAGGATTTCTCAGGATGCCTTGCTTCCTGATATTGAAGAGGGAAACATAATTCTTATTGGAGCAACCACTGAAAATCCCTTTTTTTATCTTAATTCTGCTCTTGTTTCCAGAAGTCATGTCTTTGAATTAAAACCTTTGACTGAACAAGAGATTATAACAATTCTTAAAAGAGCACTGTCTGATAAAGAACGTGGCTTTGGAGAGTTAAAAATTGAAATTACACCTGAAGCACTCCTTCATCTTGCAAAATCTTCTGAGGGTGATGCAAGAAAAGCTCTTTCAGCTCTTGAAATCGCTGTTTTAACTACACAACCTGACAGTGCTGGAATTATAAGAATTGATACAAAAATCGCTGAAGAAAGCATTCAGAAAAAACACATTGTCTATGATAAAGCAGGAGATGAACATTATGATACAGCCTCAGCTTTTATTAAAAGCATGCGTGGAAGTGATCCTGATGCAGCAGTTTACTGGCTTGCAAAGATGATTTATGCTGGTGAAGACCCTCGTTTCATTGCCCGTAGAATAGTAATTGCAGCAAGTGAGGATGTTGGACTGGCTGATCCAATGGCTTTGGTTGTTGCAACCTCAGCAGCACAGGCAGTTGAATTTGTAGGGATGCCAGAGGCAAGAATAATTCTTGCTCAGGCAGCTATTTATGTTGCACTTGCACCGAAGAGCAATGCCTGTTACAGAGCAATTGAAGAAGCATTAAATGATATTGAGGCAGACCGTAGTTTTCAAGTTCCAGAGCATCTGAAAGACTCTCATTACAAAGGAGCTAAAAGACTTGGGCATGGAAAAGGTTATAAGTATCCTCATGATTATGGTGGATATGTTGAACAGGATTATCTTCCCGAGAAGAAGAAGTATTATAAGCCTTAA
- a CDS encoding HD-GYP domain-containing protein gives MGYATKIKKINEKELIKIPLEELKIKKTLPFDVYIRDSGIDKKIFNKGTILSNSFIEVLKEKGISHVYVEKSDLDTYKSRALPESVLDSPVAFKNYSFWKEKFYQIDRNLLIPGIEVDFPIYHLKDFNFKKIVEASSEKPSMIYGDTIPEEGDILIEKKDLPLFREYIEFLSKRVEEKELIIKESAKVLIAEVLNEPRSGEKIKKVGKVVNNIIETILDKPDSIYELLHLKGYDYYTYTHSVNVGVLSVGLGIQIGLDRDTIYKLGIGAILHDLGKSQIPNEILNKQGRLNETEYNIIKQHVLFGYEILKEKKEVPKESLLAVLQHHEKLSGRGYPYGLKGEEIKLFGRITAIADCYDALTTRRPYKPPLTPYFALSIIVKEKGDHDTELLKAFIKMLGKIQ, from the coding sequence ATGGGCTATGCAACAAAAATAAAAAAGATCAATGAAAAAGAGCTAATTAAAATCCCTCTTGAAGAATTAAAAATCAAAAAAACTTTACCCTTTGATGTCTACATTCGTGATTCAGGAATAGATAAAAAAATTTTCAATAAAGGAACGATACTTTCAAATAGTTTTATTGAAGTATTGAAGGAAAAAGGAATAAGTCATGTTTATGTTGAAAAATCTGATCTGGATACTTATAAATCAAGAGCATTGCCCGAATCAGTTTTAGACTCTCCAGTAGCTTTTAAAAATTATTCTTTTTGGAAAGAAAAATTCTATCAGATTGACAGAAATCTTTTAATCCCCGGTATTGAAGTTGATTTTCCTATTTATCACTTAAAGGATTTTAACTTCAAAAAAATTGTTGAAGCATCATCGGAAAAACCATCAATGATTTATGGAGATACTATCCCTGAGGAAGGGGATATTTTAATTGAAAAGAAGGATTTGCCTTTATTTAGAGAGTACATTGAATTTCTGAGTAAAAGAGTTGAAGAAAAAGAGCTGATAATAAAAGAATCTGCAAAAGTTTTAATAGCTGAAGTTTTAAATGAACCAAGAAGTGGAGAAAAAATAAAAAAAGTGGGCAAAGTTGTCAATAATATCATAGAAACAATACTTGATAAGCCTGACTCAATTTATGAACTTTTACATTTAAAAGGTTATGATTACTATACTTACACTCACTCTGTTAATGTGGGAGTTTTGTCTGTAGGATTGGGAATACAGATAGGACTTGACAGAGATACTATATATAAACTTGGAATTGGTGCAATTTTGCATGATTTAGGAAAAAGTCAGATTCCCAATGAAATACTCAATAAACAAGGAAGGCTCAATGAGACAGAATACAATATCATAAAACAGCATGTTTTATTTGGATATGAAATCCTTAAAGAAAAAAAAGAAGTTCCTAAAGAATCTCTTTTAGCAGTACTTCAACATCATGAAAAACTCTCAGGAAGGGGATATCCATATGGCTTGAAGGGAGAAGAAATAAAGCTTTTTGGAAGAATTACAGCAATTGCAGACTGTTATGATGCTTTAACAACCAGAAGACCGTATAAGCCTCCACTCACTCCATATTTTGCACTTTCCATAATTGTAAAAGAAAAAGGAGATCATGACACGGAGCTTTTAAAGGCTTTCATAAAAATGCTCGGTAAAATACAATGA
- the pgeF gene encoding peptidoglycan editing factor PgeF, whose product MYNKIMVIYPEIFNGLQIEAFFTKKIEKFEDFKNSLPFKLYIPVQRHTDFIAILNSYAEPSIADAVITDQKNLFIGIKTADCLPALIFDSEKKVIAAVHAGWRGTAKGILKKTIIKMNEVYGCKPENLLIAFGPYIKGCCYEVGEEVVDAMKKENPGEDYIFRVNGKNYIDIGVANLLQAISLGVKRQNIWISDDCTYCKSNEYASYRFHGRQSTRQCGIIRML is encoded by the coding sequence ATGTATAATAAAATAATGGTCATTTATCCAGAAATATTTAATGGACTACAGATTGAAGCATTTTTTACAAAAAAGATAGAGAAATTTGAAGATTTTAAAAATTCGCTTCCATTTAAGCTTTACATTCCTGTTCAAAGACATACAGATTTTATAGCAATTTTGAATTCTTACGCTGAGCCATCCATAGCAGACGCAGTGATTACAGATCAAAAAAATCTTTTTATAGGGATAAAAACAGCAGATTGTCTGCCAGCGCTGATATTTGATTCAGAAAAAAAAGTAATTGCCGCAGTTCATGCTGGATGGCGTGGAACAGCTAAAGGAATTTTAAAAAAGACAATTATAAAAATGAATGAAGTTTATGGATGTAAGCCAGAAAACTTGCTAATTGCCTTTGGTCCATACATTAAAGGATGCTGTTACGAAGTTGGTGAGGAAGTGGTTGATGCAATGAAGAAGGAAAATCCTGGAGAGGATTATATTTTTAGAGTAAATGGCAAAAACTACATTGATATAGGAGTTGCAAATCTTCTTCAGGCGATTTCCTTAGGAGTTAAAAGACAAAATATATGGATTTCAGATGACTGCACATACTGCAAAAGCAATGAATATGCTTCTTATAGATTTCATGGCAGACAATCTACAAGACAATGCGGAATAATAAGAATGTTATAA